The Vanessa tameamea isolate UH-Manoa-2023 chromosome 2, ilVanTame1 primary haplotype, whole genome shotgun sequence genome has a segment encoding these proteins:
- the LOC113401985 gene encoding uncharacterized protein LOC113401985 — MTSKFSAKIFEMFRNLKSDAVPRPPRNTTEPETEAQNENVDYTNQEEIFVEQDDRKKKKKKPKYQKSFSEPSPENTEFAEEDDRRSSNASSNVNTQASGNVINIVNSKNVRCGNEFVYYMGPVHGHTGKSKTSKSESDDEEPIEKTKDIILLMETKHQAEHEYIDYISKNLGKNWHSFFRRLGYKQGQIETAEIDMAKHGVSEARYKLLLDWIRNDDDGSLGKLANILWEGGERLIVKELAEMYKKEK; from the exons atgactagCAAATTTAgtgcaaaaatatttgaaatgtttcgAAATCTTAAATCCGATGCGGTACCTCGTCCACCACGAAATACAACAGAACCAGAAACAGAGGCACAAAATGAAAATGTCGATTACACCAATCAGGAAGAAATATTTGTTGAGCAAGACGatcgaaaaaagaaaaaaaagaaaccaaagTATCAAAAATCTTTCTCAGAACCATCTCCAGAAAATACTGAGTTTGCTGAAGAAGACGACCGACGAAGCAGCAATGCAAGCAGCAATGTAAATACTCAAG CGAGTGGCAATGTCATTAATATCGTAAACTCCAAAAACGTACGCTGTGGGAATGAGTTTGTATACTATATGGGACCAGTCCATGGTCACACTGGCAAGTCAAAGACTTCAAAATCTGAATCTGACGATGAAGAGCCTATTGAAAAAACTAAAGACATCATATTACTCATGGAGACCAAACACCAg gCTGAACATGAGTATATAGATTACATATCCAAGAATCTTGGTAAAAACTGGCATAGTTTCTTCAGAAGATTGGGATACAAACAAGGACAGATAGAAACTGCTGAAATTGACATGGCAAAACACGGAGTTTCTGaa gcTCGTTATAAGCTTCTATTGGATTGGATAAGGAATGATGATGATGGGTCGCTAGGTAAATTGGCAAACATTTTGTGGGAAGGAGGAGAACGACTAATTGTCAAAGAGTTGGCGGAAATGTACAAGAAGGAGAAGTGA